From Deferrisoma camini S3R1, the proteins below share one genomic window:
- the alaS gene encoding alanine--tRNA ligase: MTGNEIRKAFLDYFASKGHRVVESSPLVPQNDPTLLFTNAGMVQFKDVFTGQERREYRRATTCQKCLRVSGKHNDLENVGRTARHHTFFEMLGNFSFGDYFKRDAIRFAWEFLTERMGLDPDRLWVTIYEEDDEARDLWLAETPVPADRIVRCGAKDNFWAMGDTGPCGPCSEIHFDQGPGIYPCPDPDRCGPECDCDRFLELWNLVFMQFERSADGTMTPLPKPSIDTGMGLERVTAVVQKVHSNYDTDLFRPIIEFTADLAGVRYGQGEESDVSLRVVADHIRATTFLIADGVLPSNEGRGYVLRRIMRRAMRHGRMLGFEDPFFHRVSGVVIDQMEGAYPELSDKREYIAKVILHEEERFSRTLDRGLQILEEEVARLEERGEKVIPGDVVFRLYDTYGFPVDLTEDIVRDRGFTLDEAGFEAEMEAQREKARAAWKGSGEEAVAEVYRELRASGVSCRFVGYERLEAHTVVSALVRDGQRAAEAREGDAVELVLAETPFYGESGGQVGDTGSVEGEGFRVRVESATKPFPDLIVLHGTVVRGGVREGDRAVGRVEAGARFATAQNHSATHLLHAALRQVLGDHVKQAGSLVAPDRLRFDFTHFAPMTPEEIREVERRVNRWVQANHPVIVAEESFEEARRQGVTALFGEKYGDVVRVVRMGEVSAELCGGTHASRTGDIGLFKILSEGGVAAGVRRIEAATGDRALEWAFGVEDALREAAGLLRSKPEEVPDKVRRTLERTKELEREISSLRSQMAGGAARDVLGQAREVDGVKVLATRVPAADPKALREFADGLRDRLRSGIVVLGAEAGGKALLLVAVTKDLTKRVRAGDLIRPLAAKVGGRGGGKPELAQAGGPDPSGLDNALEAAYEEAARLLGA, from the coding sequence ATGACCGGAAACGAGATCCGCAAAGCGTTCCTCGACTACTTCGCCTCCAAGGGCCACCGGGTGGTGGAGAGCTCCCCCTTGGTGCCCCAGAACGACCCCACGCTGCTGTTTACCAACGCGGGCATGGTCCAGTTCAAGGACGTGTTCACCGGCCAGGAGCGGCGCGAGTACCGCCGGGCTACCACGTGCCAGAAGTGTCTGCGGGTGTCGGGCAAGCACAACGACCTGGAGAACGTGGGCCGCACGGCCCGGCACCACACGTTCTTCGAGATGCTGGGGAATTTCTCGTTCGGCGACTACTTCAAGCGCGACGCGATCCGGTTCGCCTGGGAGTTCCTGACCGAGCGCATGGGGCTCGACCCGGACCGCCTGTGGGTGACCATCTACGAGGAGGACGACGAGGCCCGGGACCTGTGGCTGGCCGAGACCCCGGTGCCGGCCGACCGGATCGTCCGGTGCGGGGCCAAGGACAACTTCTGGGCCATGGGCGACACCGGCCCCTGCGGGCCGTGCAGCGAGATCCACTTCGACCAGGGGCCCGGCATCTACCCCTGCCCTGACCCGGACCGGTGCGGGCCCGAGTGCGACTGCGATCGGTTCCTGGAGCTGTGGAACCTGGTGTTCATGCAGTTCGAGCGCTCGGCCGACGGCACCATGACCCCGCTGCCCAAACCGTCCATCGACACCGGCATGGGCCTGGAGCGGGTCACGGCCGTGGTTCAGAAGGTGCACTCCAACTACGACACGGACCTGTTCCGGCCCATCATCGAGTTCACGGCCGACCTGGCCGGGGTTCGCTACGGCCAGGGCGAAGAGAGCGACGTGAGTCTCCGGGTGGTGGCCGATCACATCCGGGCCACCACCTTCCTGATCGCCGACGGCGTGCTGCCTTCCAACGAGGGTCGGGGGTACGTGCTGCGCCGGATCATGCGCCGGGCCATGCGCCACGGCCGGATGCTGGGGTTCGAGGACCCGTTCTTCCACCGGGTGTCCGGCGTGGTGATCGACCAGATGGAGGGGGCCTACCCGGAGCTTTCGGACAAACGGGAGTACATCGCCAAGGTGATCCTCCACGAGGAGGAGCGGTTCTCCCGCACCCTGGACCGGGGCCTCCAGATCCTGGAGGAGGAGGTGGCCCGGCTCGAGGAGCGGGGGGAGAAGGTGATCCCCGGTGACGTAGTGTTCCGGCTGTACGACACCTACGGATTCCCCGTGGACCTCACCGAGGACATCGTGCGAGACCGGGGATTCACCCTGGACGAGGCCGGGTTCGAGGCCGAGATGGAGGCCCAGCGGGAGAAGGCCCGGGCCGCGTGGAAGGGGTCGGGCGAGGAGGCCGTGGCCGAGGTGTACCGGGAGCTGCGGGCCTCGGGTGTGTCGTGCCGGTTCGTGGGGTACGAGCGGCTCGAGGCCCACACCGTGGTGTCGGCGCTGGTGCGGGACGGCCAGAGGGCGGCCGAGGCCCGGGAGGGCGACGCCGTGGAGCTGGTGCTCGCGGAAACCCCCTTCTACGGCGAGAGCGGCGGCCAGGTGGGCGATACCGGCAGCGTGGAGGGCGAGGGGTTCCGCGTGAGGGTCGAGAGCGCCACGAAACCCTTTCCCGACCTGATCGTGCTCCACGGCACGGTGGTCCGGGGGGGGGTGCGGGAGGGGGACCGGGCCGTCGGCCGGGTGGAGGCTGGGGCCCGGTTCGCCACGGCCCAGAACCACTCGGCCACCCACCTGCTGCACGCAGCCCTGCGCCAGGTGCTCGGGGACCACGTGAAGCAGGCCGGGTCGCTGGTCGCGCCGGACCGGCTCCGGTTCGACTTCACCCACTTCGCGCCGATGACCCCCGAGGAGATCCGCGAGGTGGAGCGCCGGGTAAACCGCTGGGTCCAGGCCAACCACCCTGTGATCGTGGCCGAGGAGTCGTTCGAAGAGGCCCGGCGTCAGGGGGTGACCGCGCTGTTCGGCGAGAAGTACGGCGACGTGGTGCGGGTGGTGCGCATGGGCGAGGTGTCGGCCGAGCTGTGCGGGGGCACCCACGCCTCGCGCACCGGGGACATCGGGCTCTTCAAGATCCTGTCCGAGGGCGGCGTGGCGGCCGGCGTGCGCCGGATCGAGGCGGCCACGGGCGACCGGGCCCTGGAGTGGGCCTTCGGGGTGGAGGACGCCCTGCGCGAGGCCGCGGGCCTGCTGCGGTCCAAGCCGGAGGAGGTACCGGACAAGGTGCGCCGCACCCTGGAGCGGACCAAGGAGCTCGAGCGGGAGATCTCGTCGCTCCGCAGCCAGATGGCGGGGGGCGCTGCCCGGGACGTGCTCGGCCAGGCCCGGGAGGTGGACGGCGTCAAGGTGCTGGCCACTCGGGTGCCGGCCGCCGACCCCAAGGCCCTGCGGGAGTTCGCCGACGGCCTCCGGGACCGGCTCCGCTCGGGCATCGTCGTGCTCGGGGCCGAGGCCGGAGGGAAGGCCCTCCTCCTCGTGGCCGTGACCAAAGATCTCACGAAGCGGGTCCGCGCCGGGGACCTTATCCGGCCCCTGGCGGCGAAGGTGGGCGGCCGGGGCGGGGGCAAGCCCGAGCTGGCCCAGGCCGGGGGGCCCGACCCCTCGGGACTGGACAACGCTTTGGAGGCGGCTTATGAAGAAGCCGCCAGGCTCCTGGGCGCCTGA
- a CDS encoding type IV pilus twitching motility protein PilT, with amino-acid sequence MDLNRVLEVAVRARASDIHLKAGLPPIFRKDSQLYPYKEAGRLAPEVLHKLAFDIMTPAQRETFEHRHEVDMGYGVPGLGRFRVNVFQQRGTVGMVFRVIPTEIRSIRDLLLPKAVEELAMEPRGLILVTGTTGSGKSTTLASMIDYINQKKTCHIITIEDPIEFLHRDKKSIINQREVGFDTLSFAGALKSALRQDPDVVLVGEMRDFETIETALVAAETGHLVLSTLHTVDAAETIHRIISVFPPYQQKQVRLQLASILKGVISQRLVTRADGKGRVPAVEVLVSTARVRECIEIPEKTKEIRTAIAEGFTTYGMQTFDQSLMGLLKKNLITYKEALRQSSNPDDFALKMSGIQSTSDARWGGADEGQENGGMKIERF; translated from the coding sequence ATGGACCTCAACCGCGTGCTGGAAGTGGCTGTGCGGGCCCGTGCCTCGGACATCCACCTGAAGGCCGGCCTTCCCCCCATCTTCCGCAAGGACAGTCAGCTCTATCCCTACAAGGAGGCCGGCCGCCTCGCGCCCGAGGTGCTCCACAAGCTCGCCTTCGACATCATGACCCCGGCCCAGCGGGAGACCTTCGAGCACCGGCACGAGGTGGACATGGGGTACGGCGTTCCGGGCCTGGGACGGTTCCGGGTGAACGTGTTCCAGCAACGGGGCACCGTGGGCATGGTGTTCCGGGTGATCCCCACCGAGATCCGGTCGATCCGGGACCTCCTGCTGCCCAAGGCCGTGGAGGAGCTGGCCATGGAGCCCCGGGGGCTGATCCTGGTAACCGGAACCACCGGCTCGGGCAAGTCCACCACCCTGGCCTCGATGATCGACTACATCAACCAGAAGAAGACCTGCCACATCATCACCATCGAGGATCCCATCGAGTTCCTCCACCGCGACAAGAAGTCGATCATCAACCAGCGGGAGGTGGGGTTCGATACCCTGAGCTTCGCCGGCGCCCTCAAGAGCGCCCTGCGTCAGGATCCGGACGTGGTGCTGGTGGGGGAGATGCGGGACTTCGAGACCATCGAGACGGCCCTGGTGGCGGCCGAGACCGGGCACCTGGTGCTCTCCACCCTCCACACCGTGGACGCGGCCGAGACGATCCACCGGATCATCTCGGTATTTCCCCCGTACCAGCAGAAGCAGGTGAGATTGCAGCTCGCCAGCATCCTCAAGGGCGTGATCAGCCAGCGGCTCGTGACCCGGGCCGACGGAAAGGGCCGGGTGCCGGCCGTGGAGGTGCTGGTCTCCACCGCCCGGGTGCGCGAGTGCATCGAAATCCCGGAGAAGACCAAGGAGATCCGCACCGCCATCGCGGAGGGGTTCACCACCTACGGCATGCAGACCTTCGACCAGTCGCTGATGGGGCTTCTCAAGAAGAACCTCATCACGTATAAGGAGGCGCTGCGCCAGTCCTCGAACCCGGACGACTTCGCCCTGAAGATGTCGGGCATCCAGTCCACCAGCGACGCCCGGTGGGGCGGGGCCGACGAGGGGCAGGAAAACGGCGGGATGAAGATCGAGCGGTTTTAA
- a CDS encoding phasin family protein, translated as MLDMLRKATLAGIGMLTLTEERARKLVDELVEQGRMSQEEGESIVKEILTKAEASREEWEARIRDLIQEAFRKMDLVPRKDLELVEEQLRALERRVADLERRERDREEEVPTM; from the coding sequence ATGCTCGACATGCTTCGGAAAGCCACCCTGGCCGGGATCGGCATGCTCACCCTCACCGAGGAGCGGGCCCGCAAGCTCGTGGACGAGCTGGTGGAGCAGGGCCGGATGAGCCAGGAGGAGGGGGAGAGCATCGTCAAGGAGATCCTGACCAAGGCCGAGGCCTCCCGGGAGGAGTGGGAGGCCCGGATCCGGGACCTGATCCAGGAGGCGTTTCGCAAGATGGACCTGGTGCCCCGCAAGGACCTGGAGCTCGTGGAGGAGCAGCTCCGGGCCCTGGAGCGCCGGGTGGCCGACCTGGAGCGGCGCGAGCGCGACCGGGAGGAGGAGGTGCCCACCATGTGA